agcTGTTTTGCGGGAGCAAACAGTGATGTAAGTAGGAAGATAATAAGTAAACCAAAAAAGTAGATTGCTAATGGGTGTTTACTTGGCGGCGATTTTTTCGTTACTGGTCTTTGAAATGGCCATATTGTTTGTTTTGGTGCTTCCACTTCCACAGCGTGTGAGGAAATGGTTGTACATGCGCTGCACTGCTATAGGCTCTAATAAGAAGTTTAGGACATATATGGTGGGAATCATGATATTCGTTGGTCTCTTGTTCATCGATTCGTGGAAGAGATCGCAGATCAAAGTCTCTACGTATCACAGTCAAAAACCCCCTTACGTAATAAATAGTGTCACCCCAGTGGACGCGTTAGCTTCAAGGGCATACAACCAGAGGAATGTTTACATTTCGGGCTTCATCATCTATTTCTGTATATGTATTCTCACCGTGATGAGTATACTGCGCAGAATAGTGGAGTGGAATGACAAAATTAGGGCTGGAGATGCGATTTTGAAGGCAAAGTTAAGGCAGAAGCAAAAATACTTGAAGGACttgcagaagaagaatggTTCTcacatacatacatacagATGAATATAAATAGAATTTTCTAGACTGGTTTGTTAGGATG
The window above is part of the Saccharomyces kudriavzevii IFO 1802 strain IFO1802 genome assembly, chromosome: 13 genome. Proteins encoded here:
- the YET2 gene encoding Yet2p (similar to Saccharomyces cerevisiae YET1 (YKL065C) and YET2 (YMR040W); ancestral locus Anc_2.603) — translated: MGVYLAAIFSLLVFEMAILFVLVLPLPQRVRKWLYMRCTAIGSNKKFRTYMVGIMIFVGLLFIDSWKRSQIKVSTYHSQKPPYVINSVTPVDALASRAYNQRNVYISGFIIYFCICILTVMSILRRIVEWNDKIRAGDAILKAKLRQKQKYLKDLQKKNGSHIHTYR